Proteins encoded within one genomic window of Lysinibacillus sphaericus:
- a CDS encoding PIN/TRAM domain-containing protein, whose product MKKFIQIAFLLIGGALGLVFLPPLYELLHLSSNPWLDNPYVSVALGAFLLFTLSFAFSDYFVRLISWMEEVLFKVPVGDLLFGTLGLIVGLIVAYFLGFAIDSVQIRGISEVIPIILSFVLGYLGFRVGFKKRDELLQLFTLRGNNAKKKAAEGIDVPENRGSYKLLDTSVIIDGRIADISETGFIEGVLVVPQFVLTELQHIADSSDTLKRTRGRRGLDILKKLQDERMTKVEITEEDFEDVQEVDLKLVRLAKKMDNDTQIVTNDFNLNKVCELHQVKVLNINDLANAVKPVVIPGEDMQVVVIKDGKEHNQGVAYLDDGTMIVVEGGRNYIGQAITVTVTSVLQTSAGRMIFAKPKDD is encoded by the coding sequence ATGAAAAAATTTATTCAAATTGCTTTTTTACTGATTGGAGGAGCTTTAGGCCTTGTTTTCTTACCGCCATTATACGAATTGCTTCATTTATCATCTAATCCATGGCTTGATAATCCTTACGTATCAGTTGCTTTAGGTGCGTTTTTACTATTTACATTATCATTTGCTTTTTCCGATTATTTTGTTCGGTTAATTAGCTGGATGGAAGAGGTACTTTTTAAAGTGCCGGTTGGAGATTTATTATTTGGTACGCTTGGGTTAATTGTAGGACTTATCGTAGCCTATTTCCTAGGCTTTGCGATTGATAGCGTTCAAATTCGCGGTATTTCAGAAGTAATTCCAATTATCTTATCTTTTGTACTTGGATATTTGGGATTCCGTGTAGGTTTTAAAAAGCGAGATGAGTTACTTCAGTTATTCACCTTACGTGGGAATAATGCAAAGAAAAAAGCTGCTGAAGGGATTGACGTTCCAGAAAATCGCGGTAGTTATAAATTGCTAGATACCAGCGTTATTATTGATGGGCGTATAGCGGATATTTCGGAAACAGGTTTTATTGAAGGCGTTTTGGTTGTACCGCAGTTTGTATTAACTGAGCTACAGCATATTGCAGATTCCTCAGATACATTAAAACGTACAAGAGGTCGCCGTGGTTTGGATATATTAAAGAAACTGCAAGATGAACGTATGACAAAAGTAGAAATTACCGAAGAAGATTTTGAAGATGTGCAGGAAGTGGATTTAAAACTTGTACGTCTTGCAAAGAAAATGGATAATGATACACAAATTGTGACGAATGACTTCAACTTGAACAAAGTATGTGAATTACATCAGGTGAAAGTACTGAACATTAATGATTTGGCAAATGCAGTGAAACCAGTTGTGATTCCTGGAGAAGATATGCAAGTGGTCGTTATTAAAGATGGGAAAGAGCATAACCAAGGTGTGGCTTATTTGGATGATGGCACGATGATTGTTGTAGAAGGAGGCCGCAATTATATCGGACAGGCCATTACTGTAACGGTAACGAGCGTTCTACAAACATCTGCAGGTCGAATGATTTTTGCTAAGCCAAAGGACGATTAG